In Drosophila santomea strain STO CAGO 1482 chromosome 3L, Prin_Dsan_1.1, whole genome shotgun sequence, a single window of DNA contains:
- the LOC120449525 gene encoding centrosomal protein cep290: MSMSMSMDMDIPETVSLRKFRDFSARQKQELYETLLELAESIDELPKKSLRRTLELTLAVLEYKGEQVQRLQEAGGGGVSSERRLQDENEKLKRMLQKLEDERDGLKSKAKELGEEIRQLELRLREAAQQAEISDKDSSDPLSELDKQEQLLQNIDSKNKHIKRLLKEIETLQNQNIAQSKTIVLHERELQNIKANLGQLSQDITKVEQERKSLKQKEQQQALEISRLEGNVTFLEVEREKQELEMRQFLDKYESKSLGWRQALEERDKELERLQKQLEGKSISSAQANSSNSQSQQEEEHIKLRHLLESREQRIEQLEAKIKSMAEEMASSTRLMNQLCQEKERAHDPDQPRACCQLIEERLRAASARSQQLSEMLEAAEQDNVLKSKQALHAISALESYKRDEDGLVPALRRCSGLEQKLAAREKQLRAHIQELNSLHEVVQENELLRRQLHIPDDVVILAKNVHSKQRNKDKQIERLTLKLRTSEELRLQLKLEKSELRRKLMELQQEGPQLLDESLQAPSEVGEVPHSVPLENSPRRGQGDGAASSEMQNRYDEVLAENETLRSGMYEILEKLREYDATSEHITIDSDLLRRLIEALPGGTSTPQRLQGQLLELKAREEALRQLLQQQNYSDSETGELSSVHSLCEVPEIAEEQPVEEEAVLNTATRPSSPTEATEGLRRPTVPDPEEKPGNETELAELAILRKHYDELRLHMAADGSDLLNQNQQLHDQLMALELQLEQQRMSYSYMRKDYDELLTESRKQELRFIDEQASLARQLERSKCELLAAREELEQVHRRNPYSAEEQHKLEHRNAILSMQLAQAVEQLLGELKPTEICAEYGIIKENYQLDFITAGDFEKQQQELLTWKTKQAELQRETRQLEGLLQVANEQIHSQQRLLNEVTDNHISLRHLVADLQSSSDEKLMLAKVQRDLDSVKSECSRLETEREKLQLKADSLQSQLEASESSLQQAHQDFQQERTNSDIKHKFLQHSLFMLKDKYAKFTPLVFLTNFVFAYQKFQRRLEEEQVQQGRRDHNALADEVTAVVQAKMGLKEECSQQLVKLIKSETQTRLLEQRCEILQAKQEELLRELGELRTSQASDTEHWSTIQALFGAGEQRSQLTVDAETNTDAVAPIPAMRRAVQLIDRESSPIGSPLRKQPHLDTATQTLEAPVKFSETAVQTNGILGQQHQAVQTAEAVDAVEGSRRDSRAELQKMQETLQEANKRIEVLGKQLEASRSESRGSESPHGGVVEKTILSFHTLLLEKDQSIQKYQDLLQTERDQSQQALSKQVAENESLRATVNNLNFNIKTKDAEIQGLKEQLKQKPEPPVERNPSAESSSSSSAESSVHELTDEKIEELFESSSVDRPQEEAEVHVDAAPEGMVTEEPEGEEEKQDTEELKEVPTLHKQIKELRDKLEYSERSLKTREEEVDILKEKLKLCQEREKSVESSVSPELDQLRIFLDEKDKHIKDLMDTLKNFHDDQQRYIKDTSNFSEDQIAKLAADLNRTEATNKIYHTQMEALRRQLANVTQREKQARDLSQSLRQQLLKRPVVSIKTELNARVKNENQQKRIQQLELDLDEARGQLQRQQTLLEAKRTRSANEVQLWEKQKRYQQQAEKTKARLEETELALDKTRALLQGARTTIARLEKDKQVLESKLGRNGGPTSNSSAGNTLKCCRTPSCPNLQHVGVSKFAPSPSESPETYTGPSSECSSPAHHHGQIFDQSQVELIEALKSRIELQQRKIIAMELEGRGSNALTTELEKLQERCQAIEAQNIRLEARNLQLQLDSDLLRQGDSSDRLQKRIKHLEDYIIALKEEMARNESRRELCKCSGLKVNTNQGQSAEQTILSLRNLVEKLRSENKFLKDGRRSTESRSSTDSAPPEATRLQQQHAEALEKISALQQELQKRTKCSQCGGRSKDAANEELKFIKEQLLKKTHLLQKAKVLLTRAAAKEKVLREQLALWKRKCSELQNVPVIDEISE, from the exons ATGAGCATGAGCATGagcatggacatggacataCCGGAAACCGTATCCCTGCGCAAGTTCCGCGACTTCTCGGCGCGCCAGAAGCAGGAGCTCTACGAGACGCTCCTCGAACTGGCCGAGTCCATCGACGAGCTGCCCAAGAAGTCGCTGCGCAGGACACTGGAGCTCACGCTCGCCGTCCTGGAGTACAAGGGCGAGCAGGTGCAGCGGCTGCAGGAGGCGGGTGGCGGTGGAGTCTCCTCCGAGCGTAGACTGCAGGACGAGAATGAGAAGCTGAAGCGAATGCTCCAGAAGCTGGAGGACGAACGCGATGGCCTGAAAAGCAAAGCCAAGGAG TTAGGGGAGGAGATCCGGCAGTTGGAACTGCGCCTCAGGGAGGCCGCCCAGCAGGCGGAGATCAGCGACAAGGACTCATCGGATCCTTTATCCGAGCTGGACAaacaggagcagctgctgcagaacATCGACTCCAAGAACAAGCACATCAAGCGGCTGCTCAAGGAAATCGAG ACActtcaaaaccaaaacatagCTCAATCGAAGACCATAGTCCTGCACGAGCGAGAGCTGCAGAACATCAAGGCTAATCTCGGCCAGCTCAGCCAGGACATCACCAAGGTGGAGCAGGAGCGCAAGTCCCTGAAgcaaaaggagcagcagcaggcactGGAAATCAGCCGCCTGGAGGGCAATGTTACCTTCCTGGAGGTGGAGCGCGAAAagcaggagctggagatgCGCCAGTTCCTGGACAAGTACGAGTCCAAGTCGCTGGGCTGGCGACAGGCTCTCGAGGAGCGGGACAAGGAGCTGGAGCGCCTCCAGAAACAGCTCGAGGGCAAGAGCATCAGCTCGGCTCAAGCCAACTCCTCCAACAGTCAGAgtcagcaggaggaggagcacaTCAAACTAAGACAT CTTCTGGAGTCCCGGGAGCAGCGCATCGAGCAGCTGGAGGCGAAGATCAAGTCGATGGCGGAGGAGATGGCCAGCTCCACGAGGCTGATGAACCAGTTGTGCCAGGAGAAGGAGCGTGCCCACGATCCCGACCAGCCGCGTGCCTGCTGCCAGTTGATCGAGGAGCGCCTGCGGGCGGCCAGTGCGCGGAGCCAGCAGCTCTCGGAGATGCTGGAGGCCGCCGAGCAGGACAACGTGCTCAAGTCCAAGCAGGCGCTGCACGCCATCAGTGCCCTGGAGTCCTACAAGCGGGACGAAGATGGCCTGGTTCCCGCTCTGCGTCGCTGCTCGGGATTGGAGCAGAAGCTGGCGGCACGCGAGAAGCAGCTGCGGGCACACATCCAGGAGCTGAACTCCCTGCACGAGGTGGTCCAGGAGAACGAGCTGCTGCGGCGACAACTGCACATACCCGACGACGTGGTCATCCTGGCCAAGAACGTGCACTCCAAGCAGCGCAACAAGGACAAGCAGATCGAGCGACTGACCCTCAAGCTGAGGACTTCCGAGGAGCTGCGTCtgcagctgaagctggagaagAGTGAATTGAG GCGGAAGCTCATGGAACTGCAGCAGGAAGGCCCACAGCTCTTGGATGAATCCCTGCAGGCGCCCAGCGAAGTGGGTGAAGTGCCTCACAGTGTGCCGCTGGAGAACTCGCCCAGACGTGGCCAAGGCGACGGAGCAGCCAGCTCCGAGATGCAGAACCGTTACGACGAAGTCCTCGCCGAGAACGAAACACTGCGCTCCGGCATGTACGAGATTCTGGAGAAGCTGCGGGAATATGATG CCACCTCGGAGCACATAACCATCGACTCCGATCTCCTGCGCCGCCTAATCGAAGCTCTGCCCGGCGGAACGAGCACTCCGCAGCGACTGCAGGGTCAGCTCCTGGAGCTGAAGGCGCGCGAGGAGGCACTGCGTCAGCTGCTCCAGCAGCAGAACTACAGCGACTCCGAGACGGGCGAGCTGTCCTCCGTGCACAGCCTGTGTGAGGTTCCGGAGATCGCCGAGGAACAGCCTGTGGAGGAGGAAGCTGTGCTGAACACAGCCACCAGGCCCAGTTCGCCCACTGAAGCCACGGAGGGATTACGCCGGCCCACGGTGCCAGATCCCGAAGAGAAACCCGGGAACGAGACCGAACTGGCAGAGCTCGCCATTCTGCGCAAGCACTACGACGAACTGCGTCTGCACATGGCCGCCGATGGCAGCGATCTGCTGAACCAGAACCAGCAGCTGCACGATCAACTGATGGCtttggagctgcagctggagcagcagcggATGTCCTACAGCTACATGCGCAAGGATTACGATGAGCTGCTCACGGAGAGCAGGAAACAGGAACTGCGCTTCATCGATGAGCAGGCATCTCTGGCCAGGCAGCTGGAGCGGAGCAAGTGTGAGCTACTGGCAGCCAGAGAGGAGTTGGAGCAAGTGCATCGCAGGAACCCCTACTCCGCGGAGGAGCAGCACAAGCTGGAGCACAGGAACGCCATCTTGAGCATGCAACTGGCCCAGGcggtggagcagctgctgggCGAGCTGAAGCCCACGGAAATATGCGCGGAGTATGGCATCATCAAGGAGAACTATCAGCTGGATTTCATCACGGCCGGCGACTtcgagaagcagcagcaggagctgctcACCTGGAAGACCAAGCAGGCGGAGCTGCAGCGGGAGACCAGGCAGCTGGAAGGTCTGCTccaagtggccaacgaacag ATTCACTCACAGCAAAGGCTGCTCAACGAGGTCACGGATAACCACATCAGCCTGCGTCACCTGGTGGCCGATCTGCAGAGCAGCTCCGACGAGAAGCTGATGCTGGCCAAGGTGCAGCGGGACTTGGATAGTG TGAAATCTGAGTGCTCCCGCTTGGAAACGGAGCGGGAAAAGCTGCAGCTGAAGGCGGACTCCCTGCAATCGCAACTGGAGGCCAGCGAGTCATCCTTGCAGCAGGCACACCAGGACTTCCAGCAGGAGCGCACCAATAGCGACATTAAGCACAA ATTCCTCCAGCATTCGTTGTTTATGCTCAAAGATAAATATGCCAAATTCACGCCACTGGTCTTCCTCACCAACTTCGTGTTCGCCTACCAAAAGTTCCAGCGCCgcctggaggaggagcaagtGCAGCAGGGACGCAGAGACCACAACGCCCTGGCTGATGAAGTGACCGCAGTGGTCCAGGCCAAGATGGGTCTCAAGGAGGAGTGCTCCCAGCAGTTGGTCAAGCTCATAAAGTCCGAGACGCAGACGCGACTCCTGGAACAGCGCTGTGAGATCCTGCAGGCCaagcaggaggagctgctTCGGGAACTGGGAGAGCTGAGGACGAGCCAGGCCAGCGACACCGAGCACTGGAGCACCATTCAAGCCTTGTTCGGTGCAGGAGAGCAGAGGAGCCAACTCACCGTGGATGCGGAGACCAACACGGACGCAGTGGCTCCCATTCCAGCCATGCGAAGGGCCGTGCAGCTTATAGACAGGGAATCCTCGCCCATTGGCTCTCCGCTGCGAAAGCAACCGCACCTGGATACGGCCACCCAAACGCTGGAGGCGCCAGTCAAGTTCTCGGAGACGGCGGTCCAAACCAATGGCATTCTCGGCCAGCAGCATCAAGCCGTTCAGACAGCGGAGGCAGTGGACGCAGTGGAGGGCAGCAGGAGAGATTCCCGCGCGGAGCTACAGAAAATGCAAGAAAC ACTCCAAGAAGCCAATAAGCGCATCGAGGTGCTGGGCAAGCAGCTGGAGGCTTCCCGGTCGGAGAGTCGCGGCTCCGAGAGTCCACACGGCGGAGTGGTGGAGAAGACCATACTCTCGTTCCACACCCTGCTGCTGGAGAAGGACCAGTCCATCCAGAAGTACCAGGACCTGCTGCAGACCGAGCGGGATCAGAGTCAGCAGGCACTCAGCAAGCAGGTGGCTGAAAACGAATCCCTCAGGGCCACCGTGAACAACCTGAACTTCAACATCAAGACGAAGGATGCGGAGATTCAGGGCCTCAAGGAGCAGCTAAAACAAAAGCCAGAGCCACCTGTGGAGCGCAACCCGTCGGCGGAGTcgagttccagttccagtgcCGAGAGCTCGGTTCACGAGCTGACGGATGAGAAGATCGAGGAGCTCTTCGAGAGCAGCTCAGTGGACAGACCccaggaggaggcggaggtgCATGTGGATGCAGCTCCGGAGGGGATGGTTACCGAAGAGCCCGAGGGCGAGGAGGAAAAGCAGGACACGGAGGAGCTGAAGGAGGTGCCGACGCTGCACAAGCAAATCAAGGAGCTCCGGGATAAGCTGGAGTACAGCGAGAGGAGCCTCAAGACCAGGGAGGAGGAAGTGGACATACTAAAGGAGAA GTTGAAGCTGTGCCAGGAGCGGGAGAAGTCGGTGGAGAGCAGCGTGAGTCCCGAGCTGGACCAGCTGCGCATCTTCCTGGATGAGAAGGACAAGCACATCAAGGATCTGATGGACACGCTCAAGAACTTCCAC GACGACCAGCAGCGCTATATCAAAGACACCTCGAACTTCTCGGAGGACCAGATAGCCAAGCTGGCCGCCGATCTCAACCGCACCGAGGCCACCAACAAGATCTATCACACCCAAATGGAGGCACTGCGTCGCCAGCTGGCCAACGTCACCCAGCGCGAGAAGCAAGCCAGGGATCTCAGCCAGTCGCTACGCCAGCAGCTGCTCAAACGTCCAGTGGTGTCCATAAAAACCGAACTGAATGCCCGCGTGAAGAACGAGAACCAGCAGAAGAGGAtccagcagctggagctggacCTGGACGAGGCACGTGGCCAGCTGCAGCGACAGCAGACGCTCCTCGAGGCCAAGCGCACCAGGAGTGCCAACGAGGTGCAGCTGTGGGAGAAGCAGAAGCGGTACCAGCAGCAGGCGGAGAAGACCAAGGCCAGGCTGGAGGAGACCGAGCTGGCGCTGGACAAGACCCGAGCCCTGCTCCAGGGAGCCCGCACCACCATTGCCCGCCTGGAGAAGGACAAGCAAGTGCTCGAGTCCAAGCTGGGCAGGAACGGCGGCCCCACGAGCAACTCCTCCGCTGGCAATACCCTCAAGTGCTGCCGCACTCCATCGTGTCCGAATCTGCAGCATGTGGGCGTCAGCAAGTTCGCTCCCTCGCCGTCGGAGAGTCCGGAGACGTACACGGGTCCCAGCAGCGAGTGCAGCTCGCCGGCGCATCATCACGGCCAGATCTTCGATCAGAGCCAGGTGGAGCTCATCGAGGCGCTGAAGTCGCGCAttgagctgcagcagcgcAAGATCATCGCCATGGAACTGGAGGGCAGGGGCAGCAATGCCCTCACCACGGAGCTGGAGAAGCTGCAGGAACGCTGCCAGGCCATCGAGGCCCAAAACATACGACTGGAGGCCAGGAAcctccagctgcagctggacTCGGATCTCCTGAGACAGGGCGACAGCAGCGACCGGCTGCAGAAAAGGATCAAGCACTTGGAGGA CTACATCATCGCGCTGAAGGAGGAGATGGCCCGCAACGAATCCCGGCGAGAGTTGTGCAAGTGCAGCGGCCTCAAAGTGAACACCAATCAGGGCCAGTCGGCGGAGCAGACGATCCTGTCGCTGCGCAATCTCGTGGAGAAGTTGCGATCGGAGAACAAGTTCCTCAAGGACGGTCGGCGCTCCACAGAGTCCCGCAGCTCCACGGACTCCGCACCTCCAGAGGCGACTcgtctgcagcagcagcatgccGAGGCGCTGGAGAAGATTAGCGCTctgcagcaggagctgcaAAAGCGGACGAAGTGCAGCCAGTGCGGCGGACGCAGCAAG GACGCCGCCAACGAGGAGCTCAAGTTCAtcaaggagcagctgctgaAGAAGACGCATCTCCTGCAGAAGGCGAAAGTCCTTTTGACGCGCGCCGCCGCCAAGGAAAAGGTGCTGCGGGAACAACTGGCCTTGTGGAAGCGAAAGTGCTCCGAACTGCAGAACGTGCCCGTGATCGATGAAATTAGCGAATAA
- the LOC120449315 gene encoding enoyl-CoA delta isomerase 2 translates to MSYQGYKELLVEQQGKLLVAKFNNPQKKNCINRFAYQEMTRVLTEVNDDEGVTIVVFTGVGDIFTAGNDLSQSSKSDDIDAFFKQSNATFKAMVLSFVNCRKVVIALVNGPAIGIGTTIVGLCDVAWCSETTYFYTPFTKLGLVPEGGSSYMLPLILGRSKASEVLLLNERLSAQEAYQFNFVSRIFKASELESLIWPKLREYSELPTNSLLQGKRLIKEGFVQNLIQANEAECKQLLQQFQHPEFFQAIMDFASRKNKAKL, encoded by the exons aTGTCGTACCAAGGATACAAGGAGCTACTGGTGGAGCAGCAGGGCAAGCTGCTGGTGGCCAAGTTCAACAATCCGCAGAAGAAGAACTGCATCAACAGGTTCGCCTACCAGGAGATGACCCGCGTCCTCACCGAGGTCAACGACGACGAGGGCGTGACCATTGTGGTGTTCACCGGCGTGGGCGACATCTTCACGGCCGGCAACGACCTCTCCCAATCCTCCAAGTCCGACGACATCGACGCCTTCTTCAAGCAGTCCAATGCGACGTTCAAG GCCATGGTTCTGAGCTTCGTCAACTGCAGGAAGGTAGTGATTGCCCTGGTCAATGGACCTGCCATCGGCATTGGCACCACCATTGTGGGCTTGTGTGATGTGGCCTGGTGCTCCGAAACA ACCTACTTCTACACGCCGTTCACCAAGCTGGGTCTGGTGCCCGAGGGCGGCTCCTCCTACATGCTGCCCCTGATCCTGGGCCGCTCCAAGGCGTCGgaagtgctgctgctgaacgAACGCCTCAGCGCCCAGGAGGCGTATCAGTTCAACTTTGTGTCGCGGATCTTCAAGGCCAGCGAACTGGAGTCGCTGATTTGGCCCAAACTGCGTGAGTACTCCGAGCTGCCCACGAACTCCCTGCTGCAAGGCAAGCGCCTCATCAAGGAGGGCTTCGTGCAGAATCTCATCCAGGCCAACGAGGCGGAGTGcaagcagctgctccagcagTTCCAGCATCCCGAGTTCTTCCAGGCCATCATGGACTTTGCCAGCCGCAAGAACAAGGCGAAATTGTAA
- the LOC120449312 gene encoding uncharacterized protein LOC120449312 — protein MRLNEPAARTRPRTKSTPEATKFSSSRGGDLHLACSVPKRIRLLLLLITTIMGGGLVQAKTIYDSVNSIQALDALLEPRETSKAPLHTTPATPTAHTHAHIQVSTLRSSYEDSDDGVDGDYVIPESQTSEVAILDQDSAPKSQDMESLSLQAGSGTVAPKSSADSAGHKKNASFQQIGSQNVNALVPATVATTSSGIPSSSNASLATPTEPARNRSTGLVRNSAVKVDSKHPLSKGQKTDAPMLNYIFDTFSSANKHHHHDQRYGPHFEDVQRIGQATNLTVQAGSSIHLNCRISLLQDKTVSWVRHNTQDEGKDNGNALDLLTVGMHTYTGDKRYKMEFQYPNNWRLKITNVKKDDEAIYECQISTHPPRVIQINLHVNAPKVMIVDEVGDPLQEKYYEIDSTLQLSCVVRNVAMTSSVVFWKHMDSILNYDVTRGGVSVKTELMEDGANSTLSIAKISKTDSGNYTCSISEFQNFTIVVHILNGESFAELHHGGAAGMRMDGTWWTLVMLAMLHAVALLVLSSLRGEFS, from the exons ATGCGTTTGAATGAACCAGCTGCAAGAACGCGACCCAGAACTAAATCAACGCCAGAAGCCACCAAGTTCTCATCATCCCGGGGTGGTGACCTTCACCTCGCATGCTCCGTGCCCAAGCGGATCaggctgctcctcctcctcatcacAACGATCATGGGCGGCGGACTCGTCCAGGCCAAGACCATCTACGACTCCGTGAACAGCATCCAGGCGCTGGATGCCCTGCTGGAGCCCAGGGAAACGTCCAAGGCTCCACTGCACACCacgcctgccacgcccactgcccacacacacgcccacATCCAGGTGTCCACGTTACGGAGTAGCTACG AGGATTCGGATGATGGCGTGGATGGCGATTATGTCATCCCAGAGAGCCAGACCTCTGAGGTGGCGATCCTGGATCAGGATTCCGCACCCAAGAGCCAGGACATGGAGTCGCTATCCCTGCAGGCAGGATCGGGCACAGTTGCGCCAAAGAGCAGCGCCGATTCCGCCGGACACAAGAAGAACGCCTCCTTCCAGCAGATTGGCAGCCAGAATGTTAACGCCTTAGTGCCGGCCACCGTGGCCACCACTTCATCCGGCATCCCGTCGAGCAGCAACGCCTccctggccacgcccacggaGCCGGCGAGGAATCGCAGCACAGGCCTCGTGCGGAACTCCGCCGTCAAGGTGGACAGCAAGCATCCGCTGTCCAAGGGTCAGAAGACGGACGCGCCCATGCTGAACTACATCTTCGACACGTTCTCGTCGGCCAAcaagcaccaccaccacgatCAGAG GTATGGCCCCCACTTCGAGGATGTGCAGCGGATTGGCCAGGCCACCAATCTCACCGTGCAGGCGGGCTCCAGCATCCACCTGAACTGCAGGATCTCGCTGCTGCAGGATAAGACT GTCTCTTGGGTGCGGCACAACACGCAGGACGAGGGCAAGGACAATGGCAACGCCCTCGATCTGCTGACAGTGGGCATGCACACGTACACGGGTGATAAGCGCTACAAGATGGAGTTCCAGTACCCCAACAACTGGCGCCTGAAGATCACCAATGTGAAGAAGGACGACGAGGCCATCTACGAGTGCCAGATCTCAACGCATCCGCCCCGCGTCATTCAAATCAACCTGCACGTGAATG CTCCGAAAGTGATGATAGTGGACGAGGTGGGGGATCCGCTGCAGGAGAAGTACTACGAGATCGACTCCACGCTGCAGCTGTCCTGCGTGGTGCGCAACGTGGCCATGACCAGTTCGGTGGTCTTCTGGAAGCACATGGACAGCATCCTCAACTACGACGTAACTCGCGGGGGAGTGAG CGTCAAAACGGAACTGATGGAGGATGGAGCCAACTCGACGCTCTCGATAGCGAAGATCAGCAAAACGGATTCCGGCAACTACACGTGCTCCATCAGCGAGTTCCAGAACTTCACCATAGTGGTGCACATTCTGAACG GCGAGAGCTTCGCCGAACTGCATCATGGTGGAGCGGCTGGGATGCGGATGGATGGCACGTGGTGGACGCTGGTGATGCTGGCGATGCTGCATGCAGTGGCACTCCTTGTGCTCAGTAGTCTAAGGGGGGAGTTTAGCTAA
- the LOC120449701 gene encoding uncharacterized protein LOC120449701 — translation MPSRRGGGGTTKRKHSLGNLRRAHPASGATWNVQVVRGKMSSKCLWHACRALILGLTLMLLGAGMATLGYYADHLSMGSELRGNVTVRVKNDLKGFHLNNFAYVGPIVMGFGGFIVVASCVMTFEARDSAAKVVPARLRAGGGGSSKNPSRSNQGSSASQRRGMGAQYQSSRWDQHFGVFRSSPGDPHQQPQSACISTTHPHQHSHPQQPFDREALTAELVQFSRSLSSVRRVRQVRSGLGAGSQHSGAGGAGGGAGSSSSARIISNSSSLIQRATRECSLLQPPAASRVYWQASSFDGGSNPPPGLGMSSSAEKRSERNKRSDTAKRHVLSRQRPIEQEETRDHSRSPLGHRRNSTMSDSSYSGRWTARCASVASRTSSIESRRIQVDLHSPEVMPKSILRSPKRYSSGPSATPSVEKEFRSQLSVCSEPPPPVRQLSGQSSMEPAVPEESLDQSEEQEETTQPKASYEEITELQHHASSLPPKKARPGFLPLARSEQKEDERPVANTLYRSNSSRQFYRPKKGVASERDDSVFYIRSMERGLAGNGGCASADEQMYDSLRVINERRTTLLKADSQSSLGSAERKLSSFSLKMPEITERENSIEIEIDADELHPSTPPSPPPPPPPPPPGNPQATESIQDEDP, via the exons atgcCCTCGCGTcgcggtggtggtggcaccACCAAGAGGAAGCACTCGCTGGGCAACCTGCGACGGGCTCACCCTGCCTCTGGAGCCACATGGAACGTGCAGGTGGTGCGCGGCAAGATGTCCTCGAAGTGCCTGTGGCACGCCTGTCGCGCCCTGATCCTGGGTCTCACCCTGATGCTCCTCGGCGCCGGAATGGCCACCTTGGGCTACTATGCGGATCATCTGTCGATGGGTTCCGAGTTGCGGGGCAATGTGACGGTGCGGGTGAAGAACGACCTGAAGGGCTTCCACCTGAACAACTTCGCGTACGTGGGCCCCATTGTCATGGGTTTTGGGGGCTTCATCGTGGTGGCCTCCTGCGTGATGACCTTCGAGGCACGAGACTCCGCCGCTAAGGTCGTTCCAGCACGGCTGCGAGCTGGAGGAGGTGGCAGCAGCAAGAATCCCTCGCGGAGCAACCAAGGAAGTTCCGCGTCACAGCGTCGCGGGATGG GTGCGCAGTACCAGTCGAGTCGCTGGGATCAGCACTTCGGCGTGTTCCGCTCCTCGCCGGGTGATCCTCACCAGCAGCCGCAGAGCGCCTGCATCTCCACCACGCATCCGCATCAGCACTCACATCCGCAGCAGCCCTTCGATCGCGAGGCACTCACCGCCGAACTGGTCCAATTCTCCAGGTCACTCAG CAGTGTGCGTCGAGTGCGCCAAGTGCGTTCGGGCCTAGGAGCGGGATCCCAACACTCCGGAGCAGGAGgtgcaggaggaggagctggctCCTCTTCGTCGGCTCGGATCATCAGCAATTCCTCCAGCCTGATCCAGAGAGCCACCAGGGAGTGCTCCCTGCTGCAGCCACCAGCTGCCAGTCGTGTCTACTGGCAGGCCTCCTCCTTCGACGGCGGCAGCAATCCTCCGCCCGGATTGGGCATGAGTTCCAGCGCGGAGAAGCGCAGTGAGCGGAACAAGCGGTCGGACACCGCCAAGCGGCACGTCCTCTCCCGGCAGCGACCCATTGAACAGGAAGAGACGCGGGATCACAGTCGCAGCCCACTAGGACACAGACG AAACTCTACAATGTCGGACTCCTCGTACAGCGGCCGCTGGACGGCCCGCTGTGCTTCCGTCGCCAGTCGAACATCAAGTATCGAGTCTCGGCGCATTCAAGTGGATCTTCACAGTCCCGAGGTGATGCCCAAATCCATTCTCCGTTCGCCCAAGCGCTACAGCTCCGGTCCATCGGCCACGCCCTCCGTGGAGAAGGAGTTTCG GAGTCAGTTATCTGTATGTTCGGAGCCACCACCACCGGTGCGCCAGCTGTCGGGCCAATCCAGCATGGAGCCAGCCGTTCCCGAGGAGAGTCTGGATCAGtcggaggagcaggaggagacCACACAGCCCAAGGCGTCCTACGAGGAGATCACCGAACTGCAGCACCACGCAAGCAGCTTGCCGCCGAAGAAGGCACGTCCGGGGTTCCTGCCCCTCGCACGCAGCGAGCAGAAGGAGGATGAGAGGCCAGTGGCCAATACGCTGTACAGGAGCAATAGTTCCCGCCAGTTCTACAGGCCCAAAAAAGGGGTGGCGAGCGAGCGGGATGATTCCGTTTTCTACATACGGTCCATGGAAAGGGGATTGGCTGGAAACGGTGGGTGTGCCAGTGCGGATGAGCAGATGTACGATTCACTGAGGGTCATAAACGAACGGAGGACCACTTTGCTGAAAGCCGACTCCCAGAGCTCCTTGGGATCAGCGGAGCGCAAGTTGAGCAGCTTCTCCCTCAAAATGCCGGAGATCACGGAGCGGGAGAACTCTATTGAGATCGAAATAGATGCGGATGAGCTGCATCCCAGTACCCCGCCTTCTCCTCCCccacctcctccgccaccCCCACCGGGCAATCCACAAGCAACTGAATCAATCCAGGATGAGGATCCCTAG